A window of the Candidatus Alcyoniella australis genome harbors these coding sequences:
- a CDS encoding YIP1 family protein, translating to MSEQIVKCPSCTAQLNVGAPGRYRCPACGHEFQYTGEVQSQQPQPPRSSAYDIRFTPSAPQATPFERRDELGFVSGMFQTLKQTIVDPVGFFRSLDPNRPMGSALLYVVILGTIGYFFGVLWAFAQNMLMGSVGMGGATPPGMPDMGVFGMFQDPHFMRNYFLVMLIGTPIIGPLSVLMNAFITSAVLHLFMIIFRGRSQDFWATMRVYCYAGGLNIVQVVPFVGGFIAVIWMGVLYIIGLKQVHQTTYGKAVGAVLTPIGLLLVFCCVGTSLLVGGIMAASF from the coding sequence ATGAGCGAGCAGATAGTCAAGTGCCCGAGCTGTACCGCCCAGCTCAACGTCGGCGCGCCGGGCCGCTACCGCTGTCCGGCCTGCGGCCACGAATTTCAATACACCGGCGAGGTGCAGTCCCAGCAGCCCCAGCCGCCAAGATCGTCGGCCTACGACATTCGGTTCACGCCCAGCGCTCCCCAGGCCACGCCGTTCGAGCGTCGCGACGAGCTGGGATTTGTAAGCGGGATGTTCCAGACCCTGAAGCAGACGATCGTCGACCCGGTGGGATTCTTCCGCAGCCTCGACCCGAATCGGCCGATGGGCAGCGCGTTGCTCTACGTCGTAATCCTGGGCACGATCGGCTACTTCTTCGGCGTATTGTGGGCGTTCGCGCAGAACATGCTGATGGGCTCGGTGGGCATGGGCGGCGCCACGCCTCCGGGAATGCCCGATATGGGCGTGTTCGGCATGTTCCAAGACCCGCACTTCATGCGCAACTACTTTCTGGTGATGCTGATCGGCACGCCGATCATCGGTCCGTTGAGCGTGCTGATGAACGCCTTTATCACCAGCGCGGTGCTGCACCTGTTCATGATCATCTTCCGCGGCCGCAGCCAAGACTTCTGGGCCACGATGCGCGTCTACTGTTACGCAGGCGGACTCAACATCGTACAGGTAGTGCCGTTCGTCGGCGGGTTCATCGCGGTAATCTGGATGGGCGTGCTGTACATTATCGGGCTGAAGCAGGTGCACCAGACCACCTACGGTAAGGCCGTGGGCGCGGTGCTCACGCCGATTGGATTGCTCCTCGTGTTCTGCTGCGTAGGAACGTCTCTGCTGGTCGGCGGGATAATGGCCGCCAGTTTCTAA
- a CDS encoding YIP1 family protein, with product MDHQTINCPQCNALLEVGGPGRYRCPACSHEFRHPLQPTATAQEQPQVLTHGGHVYRGPDPDAPAASYEPDATQAAQPETRQPTPTVDLPPRMPEPITPQSFEYQPAPLEQRERYGLVRGALLTLWATIKDPLRFFATLDPRPGYGPALVYAIVLAGVGKLLARVFTFLQYMLMPIKGEQLDQITGMLDSLGDFGQSLAPYMTPEFIYRSNLINLAISPLLVPLGIVVWLLLSALLMHVFVNAFNPRNHGFNATLRVCCYSAGVGIAMMLPLVGPPLGFVWISTLQIIGLRQVQHISLFQALLAWMLPTMLTCCLICVF from the coding sequence ATGGATCATCAGACCATTAACTGTCCACAGTGCAATGCGCTGCTCGAGGTCGGCGGACCCGGCCGCTACCGCTGCCCGGCGTGCAGCCACGAGTTCCGCCATCCGTTGCAACCGACCGCGACTGCCCAAGAACAACCGCAGGTGCTGACCCACGGCGGGCACGTCTATCGCGGACCCGATCCAGACGCGCCCGCGGCGAGCTACGAGCCAGACGCAACGCAGGCCGCCCAGCCCGAGACCAGGCAACCGACCCCAACTGTCGATCTGCCGCCCCGGATGCCCGAGCCGATTACTCCACAGAGTTTCGAGTACCAGCCCGCGCCCCTTGAGCAACGCGAGCGCTACGGACTGGTGCGCGGCGCGCTGCTCACGTTGTGGGCCACGATCAAAGATCCGCTGCGCTTTTTCGCTACGCTCGATCCGCGTCCGGGTTACGGCCCGGCACTGGTCTACGCTATAGTGCTCGCCGGCGTGGGCAAACTGCTGGCGCGCGTGTTCACCTTTCTGCAGTACATGTTGATGCCGATTAAGGGCGAGCAACTCGACCAAATTACCGGCATGCTCGACAGCCTGGGCGACTTTGGACAGTCCCTGGCGCCGTACATGACGCCGGAGTTTATCTACCGCTCGAACCTGATCAATCTGGCGATCTCGCCGCTGTTGGTGCCGTTGGGGATCGTCGTCTGGCTGCTGCTCAGCGCGCTGCTGATGCATGTGTTCGTCAATGCGTTCAACCCGCGCAATCACGGGTTCAACGCCACGTTGCGCGTTTGCTGCTACTCCGCGGGCGTGGGGATAGCGATGATGCTGCCGTTGGTCGGACCGCCGCTGGGTTTCGTCTGGATCTCGACGCTGCAGATCATCGGGCTGAGGCAGGTGCAGCACATCAGCCTCTTCCAGGCGCTGCTGGCCTGGATGCTGCCCACGATGTTGACCTGTTGCCTGATCTGCGTGTTCTGA
- a CDS encoding DUF4398 domain-containing protein — MRYAKIFTLCTLVAVLLVSGCTAGKNVTQAGKMVVQAGEAHADYLAPFEFTLAQEYLFEAQQQLDESDFSAALHFAKLSMDSSSKALSIAQQVQTLNRGEEQQ, encoded by the coding sequence ATGCGCTATGCAAAGATTTTTACACTGTGCACCCTGGTCGCCGTGCTGCTGGTCTCGGGCTGCACTGCGGGCAAGAACGTGACCCAGGCGGGCAAAATGGTGGTTCAGGCCGGCGAGGCCCATGCCGATTACCTGGCGCCCTTCGAGTTCACTCTGGCCCAGGAGTACCTGTTCGAGGCGCAGCAGCAGCTCGACGAGTCGGACTTCTCCGCGGCCCTGCATTTTGCCAAGCTGAGCATGGACAGCAGCAGCAAGGCGCTGTCGATCGCCCAACAGGTGCAGACCCTCAACCGCGGCGAGGAACAGCAATGA